The following coding sequences are from one Collimonas arenae window:
- a CDS encoding ion transporter, protein MATNTIGNRFGKPDRGWRERLYTIIFEADTEAGRRFDTALLLVIVLSVATVIIDSVGAVRSRDFVVLNILEWLFTILFTVEYVVRLLCVKRPLRYALSLFGIIDLLSILPTYLAILLPEFHFLIDVRLLRMLRVFRVLKLPRYFDESQVLWLALRNSRHKIMVFLGVVLIMSVILGTIMYVIEGPENGFTSIPVGMYWSIVTLTTTGYGDIHPKTPLGQLITSCAMLLGYGIIALPTGIVGVELAMTMMKGTPTTRTCTNCLTEGHEADALFCKHCGDKLEPYQYDAVVAASDPSSNLAGIKERMERNPGSGPSKK, encoded by the coding sequence ATGGCAACCAACACTATCGGAAACAGGTTCGGCAAGCCTGATCGCGGCTGGCGCGAGCGTCTGTACACGATTATTTTCGAAGCCGATACCGAGGCCGGTCGGCGGTTCGATACTGCCTTGCTGCTGGTCATCGTGCTCAGCGTGGCAACAGTGATCATCGATAGCGTCGGCGCCGTGCGTTCGCGTGATTTCGTGGTACTCAACATACTGGAGTGGCTATTCACGATATTGTTCACTGTCGAGTATGTGGTACGCCTGCTGTGTGTCAAGCGGCCGCTGCGTTATGCGCTCAGTCTGTTCGGCATCATTGATCTGTTGTCGATCTTGCCGACTTATCTGGCGATCCTGCTGCCGGAGTTCCATTTCCTGATTGACGTTCGCCTGTTGCGCATGCTGCGGGTATTTCGCGTACTGAAGCTGCCGCGCTATTTCGATGAATCACAAGTGTTGTGGCTGGCCCTGCGCAATAGCCGCCACAAGATCATGGTGTTCCTTGGCGTGGTGCTGATCATGAGCGTGATCCTGGGCACCATCATGTATGTGATCGAGGGTCCCGAAAATGGCTTCACCAGTATCCCGGTCGGCATGTACTGGTCGATTGTCACGCTGACGACAACCGGTTACGGCGATATCCATCCGAAAACGCCGCTGGGGCAATTGATTACCTCGTGTGCGATGTTGCTGGGTTACGGCATCATCGCGTTGCCGACGGGGATTGTCGGTGTCGAGCTCGCGATGACGATGATGAAAGGAACGCCGACCACGCGCACCTGCACCAATTGCCTGACTGAGGGGCACGAAGCGGATGCGCTATTCTGCAAGCATTGCGGAGACAAATTAGAGCCGTATCAATACGATGCCGTGGTGGCTGCTTCTGATCCCTCGTCCAATCTGGCCGGTATCAAGGAGCGTATGGAGCGCAACCCAGGTAGCGGCCCTTCAAAAAAATGA
- a CDS encoding DUF3106 domain-containing protein — protein MTSTSPSNQSDRQALSRRTKRLIGAAFALLVTGAALAVLGPVIPTHAAGRPVAADIASPVVATPPKMTKVVSNATPTWKELSAVQQHILAPLAPDWDKLKPTTRRKWLEISGRYASMTPAEQERLQARMRGWVTLTPEQRGIARENYARANKLDTEQRALRWQQYQQLSEQQKKELAEQATPRHKRVTTMPPATLNKNKPAIPAQLAPPAQVPASAPAEQATAATVPPSTPVPAPSIVPAVK, from the coding sequence ATGACGTCGACCTCGCCATCCAATCAAAGTGACCGGCAGGCGCTCAGTAGGCGCACCAAACGCCTGATCGGCGCGGCCTTTGCCCTGCTCGTCACGGGTGCAGCGCTGGCGGTGCTGGGCCCGGTGATTCCGACTCACGCTGCAGGCAGGCCGGTCGCCGCCGACATCGCATCGCCAGTCGTCGCCACGCCACCCAAGATGACCAAGGTGGTAAGCAATGCGACTCCGACCTGGAAGGAATTGAGCGCGGTCCAGCAACACATATTGGCGCCGCTTGCTCCCGATTGGGACAAACTGAAGCCGACTACCCGCAGGAAATGGCTGGAAATCAGCGGCCGCTACGCCAGCATGACACCCGCCGAGCAGGAAAGATTGCAAGCCAGGATGCGCGGCTGGGTGACACTGACGCCAGAACAGCGCGGCATTGCGCGTGAAAATTATGCGCGCGCCAACAAACTGGATACGGAACAGCGGGCGCTACGCTGGCAGCAGTACCAGCAGTTGTCGGAACAGCAAAAGAAGGAGTTGGCCGAACAGGCGACGCCACGCCACAAGCGGGTAACGACAATGCCGCCGGCGACACTCAACAAAAACAAACCGGCGATACCAGCCCAGTTGGCGCCGCCAGCACAGGTCCCGGCATCGGCGCCTGCAGAACAGGCCACCGCTGCCACAGTTCCGCCATCAACACCTGTACCGGCGCCGAGCATCGTTCCGGCAGTTAAATAA
- a CDS encoding phosphatidylserine decarboxylase yields the protein MQLNNYPHPIIAREGWPFLGIAFAVALLITLFSPVWSLPFWIIALFVLQFFRDPARVIPQQPGAVLSPADGRIVVVEKTMDPYANREALKISVFMNVFNVHSNRAPVDGKIEKVQYFPGKFVNADLDKASIENERNALVITAANGQTVTCVQVAGLIARRILCYVKVADVLARGQRYGFIRFGSRVDVYLPLTATPKVAVGDKVSATETILAEF from the coding sequence GTGCAGTTGAATAATTATCCCCATCCTATTATTGCCCGCGAAGGCTGGCCGTTCCTTGGCATCGCATTTGCGGTTGCGTTGCTGATCACGCTGTTTTCGCCGGTCTGGTCGCTGCCATTCTGGATTATTGCGCTGTTCGTATTGCAATTTTTCCGTGATCCTGCCCGTGTGATTCCACAGCAACCTGGCGCGGTGCTGTCGCCAGCCGATGGCCGTATCGTAGTGGTCGAGAAAACCATGGATCCGTATGCCAATCGCGAAGCATTGAAGATCAGCGTCTTCATGAATGTGTTCAATGTGCATTCGAACCGCGCCCCGGTCGACGGCAAGATCGAGAAGGTCCAGTATTTCCCGGGCAAATTCGTGAACGCCGATCTCGACAAGGCATCGATTGAAAATGAGCGTAATGCTCTGGTCATCACTGCCGCCAATGGCCAGACCGTAACCTGTGTCCAGGTTGCCGGTTTGATTGCCCGCCGCATCCTGTGCTATGTCAAGGTGGCCGATGTGCTGGCGCGTGGCCAGCGCTACGGTTTTATCCGTTTCGGCTCCCGCGTCGACGTTTATCTGCCGTTGACGGCGACACCGAAGGTGGCTGTTGGCGACAAAGTGTCGGCTACTGAAACCATTCTGGCTGAATTTTAA
- the pssA gene encoding CDP-diacylglycerol--serine O-phosphatidyltransferase: protein MATFKRRKAKSSAAQFPKALRLNKNVERGGYGGDEVPMAQVRRRRGIYLLPNAFTTAALFCGFYAIVMAMNLRFDQASIAIFVAMVLDSLDGRVARLTNTQSEFGAQYDSLSDMVSFGAAPALVVYEWSLRGMGKLGWLAAFVYCAGGALRLARFNTNITVVDKRYFQGLPSPAAAALVAGFVWLMDDLGFRGTSLSWAAWAITLYAGLTMVSNVPFYSFKDINLRKPMPFIAAFLVVLALVAIFSDPSKVLFGLFVLYGLSGFGVYFWRWFKGKPVSIVQTELEHDDKD, encoded by the coding sequence ATGGCCACATTCAAGCGCCGTAAAGCGAAAAGCAGTGCCGCGCAGTTCCCCAAGGCACTGCGCCTGAACAAAAATGTCGAGCGCGGCGGGTATGGCGGTGATGAAGTGCCGATGGCGCAAGTGCGGCGTCGGCGCGGTATCTATCTGTTGCCGAATGCGTTCACGACAGCGGCCTTGTTTTGCGGGTTTTATGCGATCGTGATGGCGATGAACCTGCGTTTCGACCAAGCATCGATCGCCATTTTTGTGGCGATGGTGCTGGATAGCCTGGATGGCCGTGTTGCTCGCCTGACCAATACGCAGAGTGAGTTTGGCGCGCAATATGACAGCTTGTCGGACATGGTGTCGTTTGGCGCTGCACCGGCGTTGGTTGTGTACGAGTGGTCTTTGCGCGGCATGGGCAAGCTTGGCTGGCTGGCGGCTTTTGTTTATTGCGCCGGCGGCGCGCTGCGCCTGGCGCGCTTCAATACCAATATCACGGTAGTTGACAAGCGCTATTTCCAGGGTTTGCCAAGTCCTGCCGCCGCGGCGCTGGTGGCCGGTTTTGTCTGGCTGATGGACGATCTGGGTTTTCGCGGCACGTCACTGAGTTGGGCAGCCTGGGCCATCACTTTGTATGCCGGCCTGACCATGGTCAGCAATGTGCCGTTTTACAGTTTCAAGGATATCAACTTGCGCAAGCCGATGCCGTTCATTGCCGCTTTTTTGGTGGTGCTGGCGCTGGTGGCGATCTTCAGCGATCCGTCGAAGGTGTTGTTCGGTTTGTTTGTGTTGTATGGCTTGTCGGGATTCGGCGTTTATTTCTGGCGTTGGTTCAAGGGCAAGCCGGTCAGCATTGTGCAGACGGAACTTGAGCACGACGATAAAGACTAA
- a CDS encoding DUF3619 family protein: MNSKEINYAFKVRHALNENLDNLPAPTVDRLAAARKAALARKKKDAPTRVLARQGVLAGHAGNFFSDPLSWLMRVGVAAPILAGMVLLSGLYQYEQQHRIAAAADIDAAVLSDELPPSAYLDRGFSAYLAQQQDQ, translated from the coding sequence ATGAACAGCAAAGAAATCAATTACGCTTTCAAAGTGCGGCATGCACTCAATGAAAACCTCGACAATTTGCCCGCCCCGACCGTCGATCGCCTGGCTGCAGCGCGAAAGGCTGCCTTGGCACGCAAGAAAAAAGACGCCCCAACCCGGGTTCTCGCACGCCAAGGCGTGCTGGCAGGGCATGCCGGCAATTTCTTCAGCGATCCGCTATCCTGGCTGATGCGTGTCGGCGTTGCCGCGCCGATCCTGGCCGGCATGGTGCTGCTGTCCGGGCTGTATCAATATGAACAACAGCATCGGATTGCCGCTGCCGCCGACATTGACGCCGCAGTGCTCTCGGACGAGCTGCCGCCTTCTGCCTATCTGGATCGCGGCTTTAGCGCTTACCTCGCTCAGCAGCAAGACCAATGA
- the ilvC gene encoding ketol-acid reductoisomerase produces MKVFYDKDSDLSLIKGKNVAIIGYGSQGHAHAQNLNDSGVKVTVGLRKGGASWDKAKNAGLNVAEVNDAVKAADVIMILLPDENIAQVYAENVAPYAKQGATLAFAHGFNVHYGQVVPRADLDVIMIAPKAPGHTVRATYTQGGGVPHLIAVYQDKSGSARDIALSYATANGGGRAGIIETNFREETETDLFGEQAVLCGGAVELIKAGFETLVEAGYAPEMAYFECLHELKLIVDLIYEGGIANMNYSISNNAEYGEYVTGPRIVTEDTKNAMRQCLKDIQTGEYAKSFILENKAGAPTLISRRRITAEHQIEQVGEQLRGMMPWIKKNKMVDQSKN; encoded by the coding sequence ATGAAAGTTTTCTACGACAAAGACAGCGACCTCTCCCTGATCAAAGGCAAGAACGTTGCCATCATCGGTTACGGTTCCCAAGGCCACGCCCACGCTCAAAACCTGAACGACTCCGGCGTGAAAGTGACAGTTGGCCTGCGCAAGGGCGGCGCATCGTGGGACAAGGCAAAGAACGCCGGTTTGAACGTTGCTGAAGTCAACGACGCGGTCAAGGCCGCTGACGTCATCATGATCTTGCTGCCGGATGAGAACATCGCTCAGGTTTATGCAGAAAACGTCGCACCGTACGCCAAGCAAGGCGCAACGCTGGCATTCGCCCACGGTTTCAATGTGCATTACGGCCAAGTTGTGCCACGTGCCGACCTCGACGTCATCATGATCGCGCCAAAGGCGCCAGGCCACACTGTGCGTGCGACCTACACCCAAGGTGGTGGTGTGCCGCACCTGATCGCTGTTTATCAGGACAAGTCCGGCAGCGCCCGTGACATCGCCTTGTCGTACGCAACCGCCAACGGCGGCGGCCGTGCCGGCATCATCGAAACCAACTTCCGCGAAGAAACAGAAACCGACCTGTTCGGCGAACAAGCCGTTCTGTGCGGTGGCGCAGTTGAACTGATCAAGGCTGGTTTCGAAACCCTGGTGGAAGCCGGTTATGCCCCTGAAATGGCGTACTTCGAATGCTTGCACGAACTGAAGCTGATCGTTGACCTGATCTATGAAGGCGGCATCGCCAACATGAACTACTCGATCTCCAACAACGCTGAATACGGCGAGTACGTCACCGGCCCACGGATCGTTACCGAAGACACCAAGAACGCCATGCGTCAGTGCCTGAAAGACATCCAGACTGGTGAATACGCGAAGAGCTTCATCCTGGAAAACAAGGCTGGTGCGCCAACCTTGATTTCCCGTCGTCGTATCACTGCCGAGCACCAGATCGAACAGGTTGGCGAGCAACTGCGCGGTATGATGCCGTGGATTAAGAAAAACAAGATGGTCGATCAATCGAAGAACTAA
- the lysM gene encoding peptidoglycan-binding protein LysM produces MGLLSFIKDAGEKLLGHKPEEVAAAPNVEELQNAAADAIKTYVGTQGIDTSGLTIAFDAASSSVTASGEAPDQQTREKIILCCGNVKDVKDVIDNLTVAEAADESQWYDVVSGDNLSKISKQFYGDPNKYNAIFEANKPMLKSVDLIYPGQKLRIPPLA; encoded by the coding sequence ATGGGTTTACTTTCTTTTATCAAAGACGCTGGCGAAAAGCTGCTGGGACATAAGCCGGAAGAAGTGGCGGCAGCTCCGAATGTTGAAGAGTTGCAGAATGCGGCGGCAGATGCCATTAAAACCTATGTCGGCACTCAAGGGATCGACACCAGTGGCTTGACGATTGCTTTTGACGCCGCTTCATCGTCGGTCACCGCCAGCGGCGAGGCGCCGGATCAACAGACGCGTGAAAAGATCATCTTGTGCTGCGGTAACGTCAAGGATGTCAAGGATGTGATTGACAATCTGACCGTTGCAGAGGCTGCTGACGAGTCGCAATGGTATGACGTGGTCAGCGGCGATAACCTGTCGAAGATTTCCAAACAATTCTACGGCGATCCGAATAAATACAACGCCATTTTTGAAGCTAACAAGCCGATGTTGAAGAGCGTGGATCTGATTTATCCAGGCCAAAAGCTGCGTATCCCGCCACTGGCTTGA
- a CDS encoding 2-isopropylmalate synthase, which yields MAANSPEKLIIFDTTLRDGEQSPGASMTKDEKIRIAKQLERMKVDVIEAGFAAASPGDFEAIKAIAGIVKDSTVCSLSRANDRDIARAAEALQPAERKRIHTFLATSPLHMEKKLRMTPDQVFEQAKQAVRFARKFTDDVEFSPEDGSRSDMDFLCRVLEAVIAEGATTINFADTVGYGVPELYGHMLKTLRERIPNSDKAIWSVHCHNDLGMAVANSLAGVMIGGARQVECTINGLGERAGNTALEEIVMAVRTRRDYFNLDIGIDTTQIVPASKLVSQITGFAVQPNKSVVGANAFAHASGIHQDGVLKARDTYEIMRAEDVGWSANKIVLGKLSGRNAFKQRLEELGIALDSETEVNAAFARFKELADRKSEIFDEDIIALVSDEQQSHDNEYYRFVSLSQHSETGEKPSAKVVFSIDGKESSCEGEGNGPVDAIVNAIETEVASGAELLLFSVNAITTGTQSQGEVTMRLSKSGRIVNGVGADLDIVVASAKAYLSALNKLHSKSEKLNPQL from the coding sequence ATGGCAGCCAACTCACCCGAAAAACTGATCATATTCGACACCACCTTGCGTGATGGCGAGCAATCGCCCGGCGCTTCGATGACCAAGGATGAAAAAATCCGTATCGCCAAACAGCTGGAGCGAATGAAAGTCGATGTGATCGAGGCCGGGTTTGCCGCCGCTTCCCCAGGCGATTTCGAAGCGATCAAGGCAATCGCCGGGATCGTCAAGGATTCCACCGTCTGCTCGCTGTCACGCGCCAATGATCGTGACATTGCGCGCGCCGCCGAAGCGTTGCAGCCGGCCGAGCGCAAGCGGATTCATACATTCCTTGCGACTTCACCGTTGCATATGGAAAAAAAGCTGCGGATGACACCGGATCAGGTGTTTGAGCAGGCTAAACAGGCAGTGCGCTTTGCCCGCAAGTTTACGGACGATGTCGAATTCAGTCCGGAAGACGGCAGCCGTTCCGATATGGATTTCCTGTGCCGAGTGCTGGAGGCCGTGATTGCCGAGGGCGCTACCACGATCAATTTTGCCGATACCGTCGGTTATGGCGTGCCGGAACTGTATGGCCACATGTTGAAGACGTTGCGCGAACGTATTCCGAATTCAGACAAGGCGATCTGGTCGGTGCATTGCCATAACGACCTTGGCATGGCGGTTGCCAATTCGCTGGCGGGTGTGATGATCGGCGGTGCACGTCAGGTCGAATGCACCATCAACGGCCTTGGCGAGCGGGCTGGCAATACGGCGCTGGAAGAAATCGTGATGGCGGTGCGGACGCGGCGCGATTACTTCAATCTCGATATCGGCATCGATACCACGCAGATCGTGCCGGCTTCCAAGCTGGTGTCGCAGATTACCGGTTTTGCGGTGCAACCGAACAAGTCGGTGGTTGGCGCCAATGCTTTCGCGCATGCATCCGGCATTCATCAGGACGGCGTATTGAAGGCGCGTGATACCTACGAAATCATGCGCGCCGAAGATGTAGGCTGGAGCGCCAACAAGATCGTTCTGGGCAAGTTGTCGGGACGTAATGCATTCAAGCAGCGCCTGGAGGAGTTGGGCATAGCGCTGGATTCCGAGACTGAGGTCAACGCGGCTTTTGCCCGTTTCAAGGAACTGGCGGATCGCAAGTCGGAAATTTTTGATGAGGACATCATTGCGCTGGTATCGGACGAGCAGCAATCGCATGACAACGAATACTATCGTTTTGTGTCGTTGTCGCAGCATTCGGAAACCGGTGAGAAACCTAGTGCGAAGGTGGTGTTTTCGATCGATGGCAAGGAATCCAGTTGCGAGGGCGAGGGTAATGGGCCGGTGGATGCGATCGTGAACGCGATTGAAACCGAGGTGGCGAGCGGCGCTGAGTTGTTGCTGTTTTCGGTGAATGCGATTACCACTGGGACGCAGTCGCAGGGTGAGGTGACGATGCGCTTGTCGAAGTCTGGGCGGATCGTTAATGGTGTTGGGGCGGACCTGGATATTGTAGTGGCTTCGGCCAAGGCTTATTTA
- a CDS encoding SIMPL domain-containing protein (The SIMPL domain is named for its presence in mouse protein SIMPL (signalling molecule that associates with mouse pelle-like kinase). Bacterial member BP26, from Brucella, was shown to assemble into a channel-like structure, while YggE from E. coli has been associated with resistance to oxidative stress.) — MSRSRKLMLSSLLAATGFAAHAQAPAPALSSGTLVIVPAYGEVKHANDQVRITFNVEEQDKDKAAAASRVNLKMKQGTDILKRQDPQAILQTRGYYTYPVYPEDQPQPRGSANKPRQPTGWRVGQYLDATTTNLNNLPKTVAAVQSVLGLNGLYFGLSDATSKKLDDQRIAATYQNLTERIASIARAMGRKESDAVIDTVDFEGSGNYAQEAAAPKAMMMRAASMSDAAPVEEPSFEPGETTLNMRVVGKVRFK, encoded by the coding sequence ATGTCGCGATCACGCAAATTGATGTTGTCGTCCTTACTGGCTGCCACCGGTTTCGCAGCCCATGCCCAGGCCCCCGCGCCGGCGCTGTCCAGCGGCACCTTGGTCATCGTGCCGGCCTACGGCGAAGTCAAGCACGCCAATGACCAGGTGCGGATTACTTTCAATGTCGAAGAACAGGATAAGGACAAGGCGGCTGCCGCTTCGCGCGTCAACCTGAAGATGAAGCAGGGTACCGATATCCTGAAACGCCAGGATCCGCAGGCGATCCTGCAGACGCGCGGCTATTACACCTATCCCGTATATCCGGAAGACCAGCCGCAACCGCGCGGCAGCGCTAACAAGCCACGCCAGCCGACCGGTTGGCGAGTCGGCCAGTACCTGGATGCGACCACGACCAATCTGAACAACTTGCCGAAAACGGTAGCAGCAGTGCAAAGCGTTCTGGGGCTGAACGGCTTGTACTTCGGTTTGAGCGATGCCACCAGCAAGAAACTCGACGATCAGCGGATCGCCGCGACCTACCAGAACCTGACCGAACGGATCGCTTCGATTGCGCGCGCGATGGGGCGCAAGGAGTCCGACGCTGTCATCGATACGGTCGATTTTGAAGGTTCCGGCAATTATGCCCAGGAAGCTGCTGCACCCAAGGCCATGATGATGCGCGCCGCTTCGATGAGTGATGCGGCGCCGGTGGAGGAGCCTAGCTTCGAGCCGGGCGAAACCACGCTGAACATGCGTGTGGTGGGTAAAGTCCGCTTCAAATGA
- the ilvN gene encoding acetolactate synthase small subunit, with the protein MRHIVSVLLENEPGALSRVVGLFSARGYNIETLTVAPTEDATLSRMTIVTSGSDDVIEQITKHLNRLIEVVKVVDLTEGAHIERELMLIKVRAVGKEREEMKRTADIFRGRIIDVTDKSYTLELTGNKGKLDAFIDSIDRAAILETVRTGGSGIGRGERILKV; encoded by the coding sequence ATGCGCCATATCGTTTCTGTATTGCTGGAAAATGAACCAGGCGCGTTGTCGCGCGTGGTCGGCCTGTTTTCCGCTCGTGGCTACAACATTGAGACATTGACGGTCGCACCGACCGAAGACGCCACCCTGTCACGCATGACCATCGTGACAAGTGGTTCGGATGACGTGATCGAACAGATCACCAAGCACCTGAATCGTCTGATCGAGGTCGTCAAGGTGGTCGATCTGACCGAAGGCGCGCATATCGAACGCGAGTTGATGCTGATCAAGGTGCGTGCGGTCGGCAAGGAGCGCGAGGAAATGAAGCGTACCGCCGATATTTTCCGTGGCCGCATCATCGACGTGACAGACAAGTCCTATACCCTGGAATTGACAGGCAACAAGGGCAAGCTGGACGCGTTCATCGATTCGATCGATCGCGCAGCGATCCTGGAAACCGTCCGTACCGGCGGTTCAGGCATCGGTCGCGGCGAACGCATTCTCAAGGTTTAA
- a CDS encoding acetolactate synthase 3 catalytic subunit: MSKDTNLPVTGAEILVRCLAEEGVEHVFGYPGGAVLYIYDAIFQQEKFQHILVRHEQAAIHAADAYSRSSQKVGVAIVTSGPGVTNAVTGLATAYMDSIPMVVISGQVPSYAIGEDAFQECDTVGITRPCVKHNFLVKDVKDLAATMKKAFYIASTGRPGPVLVDIPKDITMHRHVFEYPKEIEMRSYKPVDKGHAGQIRKAVQLLLTAERPMIYAGGGVILANASQELNKLVDRLGYPCTTTLMGLGGYKSSSDKYVGMPGMHGTYEANMAMQNSDVMIAIGARFDDRVIGNPKHFTSATRKIIHIDIDPSSISKRVKVDIPIVGNVKDVLQELLAQLDAAETKQNAPALSNWWKQINEWRARDCLKFADSAEVIKPQSVIQKVWQITDGDAFITSDVGQHQMWAAQYYGFDKPRRWINSGGLGTMGVGLPYAMGVQMANPGSTVACITGEASIQMCIQELATCKQYHLTPKIILLNNRFLGMVRQWQQIDYGSRYSESYMDSLPDFTKLAESFGHVGMKIEKPGDVDGALKEAFGMKDRLVFMNFITDQTENVWPMVKAGKGLTEMLLGSEDL; the protein is encoded by the coding sequence ATGAGCAAAGACACAAACTTGCCTGTCACCGGCGCGGAAATTCTCGTGCGCTGTCTGGCGGAAGAGGGAGTCGAACACGTGTTCGGTTATCCCGGTGGCGCTGTGCTGTACATCTACGACGCCATTTTCCAGCAAGAAAAATTCCAGCACATCCTGGTTCGTCATGAGCAAGCTGCGATTCACGCAGCCGATGCCTATTCCCGCAGTTCGCAGAAGGTTGGCGTGGCTATCGTCACGTCCGGTCCTGGCGTCACCAATGCGGTGACCGGCCTGGCCACGGCCTATATGGACTCGATCCCGATGGTGGTGATTTCGGGTCAGGTGCCGTCTTACGCGATTGGCGAGGATGCTTTCCAGGAGTGCGACACAGTCGGCATTACACGCCCGTGCGTCAAGCACAACTTTCTGGTCAAGGATGTCAAGGATTTGGCAGCGACCATGAAGAAGGCGTTCTATATCGCCAGCACCGGCCGTCCCGGTCCTGTGTTGGTCGATATTCCAAAAGACATCACCATGCATCGGCACGTTTTCGAGTATCCGAAGGAAATCGAAATGCGTTCATACAAGCCGGTCGACAAAGGCCACGCAGGCCAGATCCGCAAGGCAGTGCAATTGCTGCTGACTGCGGAACGGCCGATGATTTACGCCGGCGGCGGCGTGATCCTGGCTAATGCGTCGCAAGAGCTGAACAAGCTGGTTGATCGCCTCGGCTATCCGTGCACCACGACCCTGATGGGCCTGGGCGGTTACAAGTCATCCAGCGACAAGTACGTTGGCATGCCTGGCATGCACGGCACTTATGAAGCCAACATGGCGATGCAGAACAGCGACGTCATGATTGCCATCGGCGCGCGTTTCGACGACCGCGTGATCGGCAATCCTAAGCACTTTACTTCCGCCACCCGCAAGATCATTCACATCGATATCGATCCGTCGTCGATTTCCAAGCGCGTGAAGGTAGATATTCCGATTGTCGGCAACGTCAAGGATGTGCTGCAGGAACTGCTGGCACAGCTCGATGCGGCTGAAACCAAGCAGAATGCACCAGCCTTGTCGAATTGGTGGAAACAGATCAACGAATGGCGCGCTCGCGATTGCCTGAAGTTCGCCGATTCGGCCGAAGTGATCAAGCCGCAGTCCGTGATCCAGAAGGTATGGCAGATTACCGACGGCGATGCGTTCATTACTTCTGACGTCGGTCAGCACCAGATGTGGGCCGCGCAGTACTACGGTTTCGACAAGCCACGGCGCTGGATCAATTCCGGTGGCCTGGGCACCATGGGCGTCGGCTTGCCATACGCGATGGGCGTGCAGATGGCGAACCCTGGTTCGACCGTGGCCTGCATCACCGGCGAAGCATCGATCCAGATGTGCATTCAGGAACTGGCTACCTGCAAGCAGTATCACCTGACGCCGAAGATCATCCTGTTGAACAACCGTTTCCTCGGCATGGTTCGCCAATGGCAGCAGATCGATTACGGTTCGCGCTATTCCGAGTCGTACATGGATTCGCTGCCGGACTTTACCAAGCTGGCTGAGTCGTTCGGCCATGTCGGCATGAAGATCGAAAAACCAGGCGACGTCGATGGGGCACTGAAAGAGGCATTTGGCATGAAGGATCGTCTGGTATTCATGAATTTCATTACGGATCAAACCGAAAACGTCTGGCCGATGGTCAAGGCGGGCAAGGGCTTGACTGAAATGTTGCTCGGTTCGGAGGATCTCTAA
- a CDS encoding RNA polymerase sigma factor, protein MATDKELSDFLENVERRAFKQAAYAVRKDESALDIVQDAMIKLAEKYGDKPAAELPMLFQRILQNTIHDYFRREKVRNTWVSLFSSMGRNNASDEDYDVLETFESEEDSQATESSANKLEREQILNMIDQEIQKLPARQREAFLMRYWEDMDVAETAAAMGCSEGSVKTHCSRATHTLAQSLKAKGISL, encoded by the coding sequence ATGGCCACAGATAAAGAACTTTCCGATTTCCTTGAAAACGTCGAACGCCGCGCTTTCAAGCAGGCCGCTTACGCTGTCCGCAAGGACGAATCTGCCCTGGATATAGTTCAGGACGCCATGATCAAGCTGGCAGAAAAATACGGCGACAAACCTGCGGCAGAACTGCCGATGCTGTTCCAGCGCATCCTGCAGAACACCATCCACGACTATTTCCGCCGAGAAAAAGTTCGAAATACCTGGGTCAGCCTGTTCTCCAGCATGGGGCGCAACAACGCCAGCGATGAGGACTATGACGTACTGGAAACCTTCGAGTCGGAAGAGGATTCGCAAGCTACCGAATCCAGCGCAAACAAGCTGGAACGTGAGCAAATTCTCAACATGATCGATCAGGAAATACAGAAGCTGCCGGCACGTCAACGAGAAGCCTTCCTTATGCGTTATTGGGAGGACATGGATGTTGCCGAGACCGCGGCCGCAATGGGATGCTCGGAAGGCAGCGTTAAAACGCACTGCTCTCGCGCAACGCACACTCTGGCTCAGTCGCTCAAGGCCAAAGGAATCAGTTTATGA